The following coding sequences lie in one Rutidosis leptorrhynchoides isolate AG116_Rl617_1_P2 unplaced genomic scaffold, CSIRO_AGI_Rlap_v1 contig433, whole genome shotgun sequence genomic window:
- the LOC139883671 gene encoding uncharacterized protein, which produces MVLWELTLATAYFLGLKRTYRLALKIQRRVITPKHPKIRKFVHGRTRMIFDVALKVHRNVQERDLEVGRNVGNRILRWLDRMKPSANIRRPHQISDVSTNTKMTKQSSSLLKPPSSSSLTSRNDESGRHLFTASKAMWRSRSTTFPAIAMMMRAPRPAGTMTHYRHLSSSNYSGARFEGIIRKDIMQWMLQN; this is translated from the exons ATGGTTTTGTGGGAGCTGACATTGGCGACGGCTTATTTCCTGGGTCTGAAGCGGACTTACAGATTGGCTTTGAAGATCCAACGTCGCGTAATCACTCCTAAGCACCCAAAGATCCGCAAATTTGTTCATGG ACGCACGCGAATGATATTTGACGTTGCACTGAAAGTTCATCGTAACGTACAAGAGAGAGACCTAGAAGTTGGAAGAAAtgtgggaaaccggatccttcgaTGGCTTGATCGGATGAAACCATCAGCTAACATCCGTCGTCCCCACCAAATCAGTGACGTTAGCACAAACACGAAAATGACGAAACAGTCCTCCTCCCTGCTGAAACCTCCATCTAGCTCCTCGCTAACATCCAGGAACGATGAATCTGGCAGGCATCTGTTTACTGCATCGAAAGCGATGTGGCGGTCAAGGTCAACGACCTTCCCCGCCATCGCAATGATGATGCGGGCCCCAAGGCCAGCTGGCACGATGACGCATTACAGGCACTTGTCATCGTCAAACTACTCCGGGGCAAGATTCGAGGGCATCATTAGAAAAGACATAATGCAGTGGATGTTGCAGAACTAA